From Oryctolagus cuniculus chromosome 17, mOryCun1.1, whole genome shotgun sequence, a single genomic window includes:
- the LOC100354063 gene encoding small ribosomal subunit protein uS10: MAFKDTGKTPVEPEVAIHRIRITLTSRNVKSLEKVCADLIRGAKEKNLKVKGPVRMPTKTLRITTRKTPCGEGSKTWDRFQMRIHKRLIDLHSPSEIVKQITSISIEPGVEVEVTIADA, translated from the coding sequence ATGGCTTTTAAAGACACCGGAAAGACGCCCGTGGAACCAGAGGTGGCCATTCACCGAATTAGGATCACCCTGACCAGCCGCAACGTCAAGTCCCTGGAGAAGGTGTGTGCTGACTTGATCAGAGGAGCAAAGGAGAAgaatctgaaagtgaaaggacctGTTCGGATGCCTACCAAGACACTGCGAATCACTACAAGAAAAACCCCTTGTGGTGAAGGTTCTAAGACATGGGACCGCTTCCAGATGCGAATCCATAAACGGCTCATTGACTTGCACAGCCCTTCTGAGATTGTGAAACAGATCACTTCCATCAGCATTGAGCCGGGAGTGGAAGTTGAAGTCACCATTGCAGATGCCTAA